ACCGACTGCATGCCTTCATTGAAAGTCTCGGTGAAGAAGATGTTGTCATAGCGCCCGCCATTCACAATGAAGGTCGAGATATGGCCGGACATCGCGGACCAGTGGATGTCAGGGTCCATCGGACGGCGCCAGCGGATGGTGTCACGCGCAAACAGCAAGAATCGGCGGAACGACTCGATCTGGTCAAACTCGAAACCGGTATCCGGGTCACCGACTTCGATCCCGTATTTTTGCACGAGCAGCGGCACGAGATTGCCGCGGTAACGTTTGCCGTTGCGTTGAATGCCGCAAATCTTGTCGAAGAACGACGACAGGATGCGTCCATAGGGGTTGCGCACGCAGGTGAACGAATAGCTCTTGTGAGATTTCACGTTCTTTTCGATCTTCGGCTGGCTGGCCTCGATGGCCCATTTATGCATCTTTCCAGTGGCATCGTGGATGTCACCGTCAAAGAAATCACCGTGGTCCGAATAATACATGATTTGGCCGATGGACGAGCATGCGCATTTGGGCACCACACGGTACACCATGCTCTCGCTTTCCGTCATCCAGGTTCCTGGAAACCCCATACTGCAGTCCTCGTTCTTGTACCAACTGGCCGATTGTTTACGTTTTAGCCACAATTGCGCCTACAAATGCAATCTCAGACTGTTTAAGCAACAG
Above is a window of Litoreibacter janthinus DNA encoding:
- a CDS encoding sulfotransferase family protein, with amino-acid sequence MGFPGTWMTESESMVYRVVPKCACSSIGQIMYYSDHGDFFDGDIHDATGKMHKWAIEASQPKIEKNVKSHKSYSFTCVRNPYGRILSSFFDKICGIQRNGKRYRGNLVPLLVQKYGIEVGDPDTGFEFDQIESFRRFLLFARDTIRWRRPMDPDIHWSAMSGHISTFIVNGGRYDNIFFTETFNEGMQSVMDAVETKHKVDVATIPRFNESEGHGPKRAHPIEDYFDDLSMHLVYEIYKRDFNLFKYDFENPGNKMPIGEIDLDEVHAKLGD